Below is a genomic region from Nitrospiraceae bacterium.
GATGCCCACGGAGAGAAACTTGAACGATAGAAGATTCCAGTTTCTGTCAGTGTTCACCTGTGCGACTGGTTCCTCTCGCCGTCGCGTATCAACGCGACAGCGAGACGCGCTTCTACTTCCTGATGCCCAAACGATCGATCACGGCGCGATAGCGGGCATCGTCGACATCGCGGAGATAGTCCAGCAGCCGACGACGGCGCCCCACAAGCGTCAGTAGCCCACGTCGCGAGTGATGATCCTTCTTATGCAGCTTGAAATGTTCCGTCAAGTATGTGATCCGGTTGGTTAAGACCGCGATCTGGACCTCGGGAGAGCCAGAGTCCGTACCATGTTGCCGATACTGTTTAATCACATCGGACTTTCCTTCTTTCAGCAATGCCATAACCTGCCTCCTCCTTGTCAGTAAACTTCGTGTTACGACTTCTGACTCATCAACACTTTTTCGATGCGTATCGGTTGAGACCGGCTTTCTCCAGACCGTCCAATCGCCACTAGCTGCCCTTGGCTATCATGGATACGGATCGGCATTCCTGGTTTCGCCTGGGCAACAGCTTCATGTCGGGCTACAATGTTCTCCGGAGACACCGGTATCCCATGCTTCACGCGGGCAACCGCCTGATCGTCCACCTCCACAGAAGGCAGCCGGTCCAGAACCTGATCCAGCGAGTGAAGATGCTGCTTGAGATGCCCTAGCGCGTGATGGGTCGCAACATCGTCAACTGTCAAGGTCTGATCAAGGCTAAATGGACCAACACGCGTCCGGACGAGCGATTGCAGATGTCCACCGACTCCCAAGACTTCGCCGATGTCCGCACAGAGAGTGCGCACATAGGTTCCCTTTGAACAGACAACCCGAATGGTGACGTCACGTTCGTGAATCGCCACCACCTCAAGAAGGTGGAGCATGACGGTTCGCGGTTCGCGCGCAATCGTTTTCCCAGCGCGCG
It encodes:
- the rpsO gene encoding 30S ribosomal protein S15: MALLKEGKSDVIKQYRQHGTDSGSPEVQIAVLTNRITYLTEHFKLHKKDHHSRRGLLTLVGRRRRLLDYLRDVDDARYRAVIDRLGIRK
- the truB gene encoding tRNA pseudouridine(55) synthase TruB, coding for MIHVEPHCAVLDGVLNINKEGGWTSHDVVAKVRHLLGGVKVGHAGTLDPMATGVLPVLVGRATRLSEYLVEWDKEYEAVLRLGETTDTQDATGAVLERRTIEALTRAAIYAAVAQFRGPLEQVPPMYSAVKVGGVPLYRAARAGKTIAREPRTVMLHLLEVVAIHERDVTIRVVCSKGTYVRTLCADIGEVLGVGGHLQSLVRTRVGPFSLDQTLTVDDVATHHALGHLKQHLHSLDQVLDRLPSVEVDDQAVARVKHGIPVSPENIVARHEAVAQAKPGMPIRIHDSQGQLVAIGRSGESRSQPIRIEKVLMSQKS